A portion of the Leifsonia sp. EB41 genome contains these proteins:
- a CDS encoding heme A synthase, producing the protein MKRIIAWLPDRVDRRTRVVAWLYLAAQVMLVTTGGAVRLTGSGLGCPTWPKCTADSIVNTPEMGIHGVIEFGNRMLGGVLAILAILAFLMVVKLLRSRRDLFWLAFAAGLGVPFQAVLGGITVLIKLTWWVVGLHFITSIVLVALTTVFLVRVYAVPGPRVRAVPGWYAVTAYITSVVVGITIVLGIVTTGTGPHAGDPNTPRTGLNPEIIEHVHSIPAYATFALTLVLVIGAWRITATPVHRLTLLLLGVELVQIAVGVIQSNTGLPGILVGIHMTLAATLAAVMTAVVMSLTAARQPQPVETGSAADVVAA; encoded by the coding sequence ATGAAGCGCATCATCGCGTGGCTGCCCGACCGTGTCGATCGACGCACCCGGGTCGTCGCCTGGCTGTACCTCGCGGCTCAGGTCATGCTGGTCACCACCGGCGGCGCGGTGCGGCTCACCGGGAGCGGGCTCGGCTGCCCGACCTGGCCGAAGTGCACGGCGGACTCGATCGTGAACACGCCGGAGATGGGCATCCACGGGGTCATCGAGTTCGGCAACCGGATGCTCGGCGGCGTTCTCGCGATCCTCGCGATCCTCGCGTTCCTGATGGTGGTCAAGCTCCTCCGCTCGCGGCGGGACCTGTTCTGGCTCGCCTTCGCGGCGGGCCTCGGCGTGCCGTTCCAGGCCGTCCTGGGCGGGATCACGGTCCTCATCAAGCTGACCTGGTGGGTGGTCGGCCTGCACTTCATCACCTCCATCGTGCTCGTCGCGCTGACGACGGTGTTCCTCGTCCGGGTGTACGCCGTGCCCGGCCCGCGCGTCCGGGCCGTCCCCGGCTGGTACGCGGTCACGGCCTACATCACGAGCGTGGTCGTGGGAATCACGATCGTGCTCGGGATCGTCACGACCGGCACCGGCCCGCACGCGGGCGACCCGAACACCCCGCGCACGGGCCTGAACCCGGAGATCATCGAGCACGTCCACTCCATCCCGGCGTACGCGACCTTCGCCCTGACGCTGGTCCTGGTGATCGGCGCGTGGCGGATCACCGCGACGCCGGTGCACCGCCTGACGCTCCTCCTGCTCGGGGTGGAGCTCGTGCAGATCGCCGTCGGAGTCATCCAGTCCAACACCGGCCTGCCCGGGATCCTCGTCGGCATCCACATGACCCTGGCCGCAACGCTCGCCGCGGTGATGACGGCCGTGGTCATGTCGCTCACGGCCGCCCGGCAGCCCCAGCCGGTCGAGACCGGCTCAGCGGCGGACGTCGTCGCGGCGTAG
- a CDS encoding heme o synthase, with the protein MDVAVESRVEPAARIGVARKAKAYLALTKPRVVELLLVTTVPTMILAAHGIPNLWLVLATVVGGYMSAGSAGAFNCYIDRDIDRVMRRTKRRPLVTGELSDREALVFAWALGIASVLVLGFFTNWLAAALSVGAILLYVVFYTLILKRRTAQNIVWGGVAGCMPVLIGWAAVTGSLAWPPVILFGIIFLWTPPHYWPLSMKYREDYKEAGVPMLAVVRGRTVVGLQVILYAWAMVACSLLLIPVAHMGLIYTVVALGAGGWFLYESHRLYNLAIRHEHVSPMRVFHGSIAYLTLIFLAVAIDPLLWF; encoded by the coding sequence ATGGACGTCGCTGTAGAGAGCCGTGTCGAACCGGCGGCCCGCATCGGTGTCGCACGCAAGGCCAAGGCGTACCTCGCCCTCACCAAGCCGCGCGTCGTCGAGCTGCTGCTGGTCACGACCGTCCCCACGATGATCCTCGCCGCGCACGGCATCCCGAACCTGTGGCTCGTGCTGGCCACCGTGGTCGGCGGCTACATGTCGGCAGGCTCGGCCGGCGCGTTCAACTGCTATATCGACCGCGACATCGACCGCGTGATGCGCCGCACCAAGCGCCGCCCGCTGGTCACCGGCGAGTTGAGCGACCGGGAGGCCCTCGTCTTCGCCTGGGCGCTCGGCATCGCGTCCGTTCTGGTGCTCGGCTTCTTCACGAACTGGCTGGCTGCCGCGCTGTCGGTCGGCGCCATCCTGCTCTACGTCGTCTTCTACACGCTCATCCTCAAGCGCCGCACCGCGCAGAACATCGTCTGGGGCGGCGTCGCCGGCTGCATGCCCGTGCTCATCGGCTGGGCGGCGGTCACCGGCTCGCTCGCCTGGCCCCCGGTCATCCTGTTCGGCATCATCTTCCTCTGGACGCCGCCGCACTACTGGCCGCTGTCGATGAAGTACCGCGAGGACTACAAGGAGGCCGGCGTGCCGATGCTCGCCGTCGTCCGGGGACGCACGGTCGTGGGCCTCCAGGTCATCCTTTACGCGTGGGCGATGGTCGCCTGCTCGCTGCTGCTGATCCCGGTCGCGCACATGGGGCTGATTTACACCGTCGTCGCGCTGGGCGCGGGCGGCTGGTTCCTCTACGAGTCGCACCGGCTCTACAACCTCGCGATCCGCCACGAGCACGTTTCGCCGATGCGCGTGTTCCACGGCTCCATCGCCTACCTGACGCTGATCTTCCTCGCCGTCGCGATCGACCCGCTGCTCTGGTTCTGA
- the tal gene encoding transaldolase has translation MTDTTSTTSSPTAELSAAGVSIWLDDLSRERIATGGLQSLIAERNVVGVTTNPTIFAAALSKGEAYDAQVKELAAAGTTVEDAIFQITTDDVAAASDIFHGVYEASNGVDGRVSIEVEPGLAHDAHGTIEQAKTLAAKVNKPNVLIKIPATVEGLEAITETIAAGISVNVTLIFSLERYRQVIDAYLTGLEKAKAAGIDLSGIQSVASFFVSRVDTEVDKRLTAIGTDEAHALKSKAGVANARLAYELYEQEFATDRAKALVAAGANEQRPLWASTGVKDPSLPDTLYVTELVAPNTVNTMPEKTLEATFDHGQIAGDTVTGNYADAKGVLDALAGLGISYDDVTATLEREGVDKFNVSWGELVETVSNALEAAK, from the coding sequence ATGACCGACACCACTTCCACCACCTCCTCCCCCACGGCCGAGCTGTCCGCCGCCGGCGTCAGCATCTGGCTGGACGACCTGTCCCGTGAGCGCATCGCCACGGGCGGCCTCCAGTCGCTGATCGCCGAGCGCAACGTCGTCGGCGTGACCACCAACCCGACGATCTTCGCCGCCGCCCTCTCCAAGGGCGAGGCCTACGACGCCCAGGTGAAGGAGCTCGCCGCCGCCGGCACGACCGTCGAGGACGCGATCTTCCAGATCACGACCGACGACGTCGCCGCCGCCAGCGACATCTTCCACGGGGTCTACGAGGCCAGCAACGGCGTCGACGGCCGCGTCTCCATCGAGGTGGAGCCCGGCCTCGCGCACGACGCGCACGGCACCATCGAGCAGGCCAAGACGCTCGCCGCGAAGGTGAACAAGCCGAACGTGCTCATCAAGATCCCGGCGACGGTCGAGGGCCTGGAGGCCATCACCGAGACCATTGCGGCCGGCATCAGCGTCAACGTGACCCTGATCTTCAGCCTGGAGCGCTACCGCCAGGTGATCGACGCCTACCTGACCGGTCTGGAGAAGGCGAAGGCCGCCGGCATCGACCTCTCCGGCATCCAGTCGGTCGCGTCGTTCTTCGTGTCCCGCGTGGACACGGAGGTCGACAAGCGCCTGACCGCCATCGGCACCGACGAGGCCCACGCGCTCAAGAGCAAGGCCGGCGTCGCGAACGCCCGCCTCGCCTACGAGCTGTACGAGCAGGAGTTCGCCACCGACCGCGCCAAGGCCCTCGTGGCCGCAGGCGCGAACGAGCAGCGCCCGCTCTGGGCCTCCACCGGCGTGAAGGACCCGAGCCTGCCCGACACCCTCTACGTCACCGAGCTGGTCGCGCCGAACACGGTCAACACCATGCCGGAGAAGACGCTGGAGGCGACCTTCGACCACGGCCAGATCGCCGGCGACACCGTCACCGGCAACTACGCCGACGCGAAGGGCGTCCTGGACGCGCTGGCCGGCCTCGGCATCTCCTACGACGACGTGACGGCCACGCTGGAGCGCGAGGGCGTCGACAAGTTCAACGTGTCGTGGGGCGAGCTCGTCGAGACCGTCAGCAACGCTCTGGAGGCCGCCAAGTGA
- the sufD gene encoding Fe-S cluster assembly protein SufD, whose translation MTTPSTPTQTQDTPAPAPRHLRAPVPVQTRSERFTSTEVADFPEVTGREVMWKHTPVARLAELLSGELDGSPYVFDLTPAPGVTAEWIARDDARVGAAGIPEDRASANAWTNFEQALLVSISGDDVKEATLTRAALGGAARAAHTVVEVAPGAHATLILQNSGAAHLAENVEFLLGADANLTVVSVQEWDDDALHVAAHFAEQAEGARLKHVAVTLGGGVVRLNPSAHLVGARSEATLLGAYFADASQHLEQQVFVHHDGPETRSRVTYKGALQGEGARTVWIGDVLIGPKAVGTDTYEQNRNLVLTDGARADSVPNLEIETGDIVGAGHASATGRFDDEQLFYLQSRGITEEEARRLVVRGFLFEIVQQIGSPALQEHLQTAIEAELTVTIPAAS comes from the coding sequence ATGACGACCCCCAGTACCCCGACGCAGACCCAGGACACCCCAGCGCCGGCGCCGCGGCATCTGCGCGCGCCCGTGCCGGTCCAGACCCGCTCCGAGCGGTTCACCTCCACCGAGGTCGCCGACTTCCCGGAGGTCACCGGCCGCGAGGTCATGTGGAAGCACACCCCGGTCGCCCGCCTGGCCGAGCTCCTCTCCGGCGAGCTGGACGGCTCGCCCTACGTGTTCGACCTCACTCCGGCTCCCGGCGTGACGGCCGAGTGGATCGCCCGCGACGACGCCCGGGTCGGCGCCGCCGGCATCCCGGAGGACCGCGCCTCGGCGAACGCCTGGACGAACTTCGAGCAGGCGCTGCTCGTGTCGATCTCGGGCGACGACGTCAAGGAGGCCACGCTCACGCGCGCCGCCCTCGGCGGTGCCGCCCGCGCCGCGCACACCGTGGTGGAGGTCGCCCCCGGCGCCCACGCCACGCTCATCCTGCAGAACAGCGGGGCCGCGCATCTGGCCGAGAACGTCGAGTTCCTGCTCGGCGCCGACGCGAACCTCACGGTCGTCTCGGTGCAGGAGTGGGACGACGACGCATTGCACGTGGCCGCGCACTTCGCCGAGCAGGCCGAGGGCGCGCGCCTCAAGCACGTCGCCGTCACGCTCGGCGGCGGCGTCGTCCGGCTCAACCCGTCGGCGCACCTCGTCGGCGCGCGGTCGGAGGCGACCCTGCTCGGCGCCTACTTCGCCGACGCCTCCCAGCACCTCGAACAGCAGGTCTTCGTGCACCACGACGGCCCGGAGACCCGCAGCCGCGTGACCTACAAGGGCGCGCTGCAGGGCGAGGGCGCGCGCACCGTGTGGATCGGCGATGTGCTGATCGGCCCGAAGGCCGTCGGCACCGACACCTACGAGCAGAACCGCAACCTCGTGCTCACCGACGGCGCCCGCGCCGACTCGGTGCCGAACCTGGAGATCGAGACCGGCGACATCGTCGGCGCCGGCCACGCCAGCGCCACGGGACGCTTCGACGACGAGCAGCTCTTCTACCTGCAGTCGCGCGGCATCACCGAGGAGGAGGCGCGCCGCCTGGTCGTGCGCGGCTTCCTGTTCGAGATCGTCCAGCAGATCGGCTCGCCCGCGCTGCAGGAGCACCTGCAGACGGCCATCGAGGCCGAGCTCACGGTGACCATCCCGGCGGCGAGCTGA
- a CDS encoding metal-sulfur cluster assembly factor → MPATLSPALFDQVEEALKNVMDPELGINVVDLGLIYDLAWDDENNALIISMTLTSAGCPLTDVLEEQTAESLDGIVEAFRINWVWMPPWGPERITDDGRDMMRALGFAI, encoded by the coding sequence ATGCCCGCCACGCTGAGCCCCGCGCTCTTCGACCAGGTCGAAGAGGCGCTCAAGAACGTCATGGACCCGGAGCTCGGGATCAACGTCGTCGACCTGGGCCTGATCTACGACCTGGCCTGGGATGACGAGAACAACGCCCTCATCATCTCGATGACGCTCACGAGCGCCGGCTGCCCGCTGACCGACGTGCTCGAGGAGCAGACCGCCGAGAGCCTCGACGGCATCGTGGAGGCCTTCCGCATCAACTGGGTGTGGATGCCGCCGTGGGGCCCCGAGCGGATCACCGACGACGGCCGCGACATGATGCGCGCCCTCGGCTTCGCGATCTAG
- the sufB gene encoding Fe-S cluster assembly protein SufB: MSDILIDRPELASLGQYEFGWADSDAAGSSARRGLGPEVVKDISALKNEPEWMLQRRLKALQLFERKPMPTWGADLSEIDFDNIKYFVRSTEKQAQSWEDLPEDIRNTYEKLGIPEAERQRLVAGVAAQYESEVVYHQIREDLEQQGVIFLDTDTALREHPEIFQEYFGTVIPAGDNKFAALNTAVWSGGSFVYVPKGVHVEIPLQAYFRINTENMGQFERTLIIADEDSYVHYIEGCTAPIYKSDSLHSAVVEIIVKKNARVRYTTIQNWSNNVYNLVTKRATAAEGATMEWIDGNIGSKVTMKYPSIYLMGEHAKGETLSVAFAGPGQHQDAGAKMIHMAPYTQSSIVSKSIARGGGRAGYRGEVRVDANAHHAANTVRCDALLVDTISRSDTYPSIDIRVDDVQLGHEATVSRVSEEQLFYLMSRGLPEDEAMAMIVRGFIEPIARELPMEYALELNKLIEMGMEGSVG; this comes from the coding sequence ATGTCAGACATCCTGATCGACCGTCCGGAACTCGCGAGCCTCGGGCAGTACGAGTTCGGCTGGGCGGACTCCGACGCGGCGGGATCCTCCGCACGTCGCGGGCTCGGGCCGGAGGTGGTCAAGGACATCTCCGCTCTCAAGAACGAGCCGGAGTGGATGCTGCAGCGCCGCCTCAAGGCCCTCCAGCTCTTCGAGCGCAAGCCGATGCCCACCTGGGGCGCCGATCTCTCCGAGATCGACTTCGACAACATCAAGTACTTCGTCCGCTCCACCGAGAAGCAGGCCCAGAGCTGGGAGGACCTGCCGGAGGACATCCGCAACACCTACGAGAAGCTCGGCATCCCCGAGGCCGAGCGCCAGCGGCTCGTCGCCGGCGTCGCCGCGCAGTACGAGTCCGAGGTCGTCTACCACCAGATCCGCGAGGACCTGGAGCAGCAGGGCGTCATCTTCCTCGACACCGACACGGCGCTTCGCGAGCACCCGGAGATCTTCCAGGAGTACTTCGGCACCGTCATCCCGGCCGGCGACAACAAGTTCGCCGCGCTCAACACGGCCGTCTGGTCCGGCGGCTCCTTCGTGTACGTGCCCAAGGGCGTCCACGTCGAGATCCCGCTGCAGGCCTACTTCCGGATCAACACCGAGAACATGGGCCAGTTCGAGCGCACGCTGATCATCGCCGACGAGGACAGCTACGTGCACTACATCGAGGGCTGCACCGCCCCGATCTACAAGTCCGACTCGCTGCACTCCGCGGTGGTCGAGATCATCGTCAAGAAGAACGCCCGCGTTCGTTACACGACGATCCAGAACTGGTCGAACAACGTCTACAACCTCGTCACCAAGCGCGCCACGGCCGCCGAGGGCGCGACGATGGAGTGGATCGACGGCAACATCGGCTCCAAGGTGACGATGAAGTACCCGTCGATCTACCTGATGGGCGAGCACGCCAAGGGCGAGACGCTGTCCGTGGCCTTCGCCGGCCCGGGCCAGCACCAGGACGCCGGCGCGAAGATGATCCACATGGCGCCGTACACGCAGTCCTCGATCGTCTCCAAGTCGATCGCACGCGGCGGAGGCCGCGCCGGCTACCGCGGCGAGGTGCGGGTGGACGCGAACGCGCACCACGCGGCCAACACCGTGCGCTGCGACGCCCTGCTGGTCGACACGATCTCGCGCTCCGACACCTACCCGTCGATCGACATCCGCGTCGACGACGTGCAGCTCGGCCACGAGGCCACGGTCTCGCGCGTGAGCGAGGAGCAGCTCTTCTACCTGATGTCCCGGGGGCTCCCGGAGGACGAGGCCATGGCGATGATCGTCCGCGGCTTCATCGAGCCGATCGCTCGCGAGCTCCCGATGGAATACGCACTCGAACTCAACAAGCTCATCGAGATGGGCATGGAAGGCTCTGTCGGCTGA
- a CDS encoding non-heme iron oxygenase ferredoxin subunit → MAGSRVASAAELVENQATRVVVDGVPIAVVKDSNGDIHAIGDTCTHGEISLAEGFIEGETLECWAHGSQFSLVTGKPLNLPAYEPVPVFQVEVIDGDVYIDPTVTKEIQ, encoded by the coding sequence ATGGCGGGCTCCCGCGTCGCCTCGGCGGCCGAGCTGGTCGAGAACCAGGCCACCCGCGTGGTGGTCGACGGCGTCCCGATCGCCGTCGTCAAGGACTCGAACGGCGACATCCACGCCATCGGCGACACCTGCACGCACGGCGAGATCTCCCTCGCCGAAGGCTTCATCGAGGGCGAGACGCTGGAGTGCTGGGCGCACGGCTCCCAGTTCTCGCTCGTCACCGGCAAGCCGCTCAACCTCCCGGCCTACGAGCCGGTCCCCGTCTTCCAGGTCGAGGTCATCGACGGAGACGTCTACATCGACCCGACCGTCACGAAAGAGATTCAGTAA
- the tkt gene encoding transketolase encodes MAALQWDPIDNKAVDTVRVLAADAVEKVGNGHPGTAMSLAPAAYLLFQKVMRRDPHDEHWLGRDRFILSAGHSSLTQYIQLYLGGYGLELDDLKALRTWGSLTPGHPEYRHTKGVEITTGPLGQGISSSVGFAYAQRFERGLFDPEAEQGTSPFDHFVYVIASDGDLEEGISSEASSLAGHQQLGNLIAIYDANQISIEDDTNIAFTEDVKARYEAYHWHVQVVDWKKTGVYEEDVQELHQAIVNAQQVTDKPSLIVLKTIIGWPAPKKQNTGKIHGSALGADELRAVKEVLGFDPDQTFEVAEDVIEHTRKAVERGAEEHAEWQKGFDAWAAANPERKELLDRLLSGDVPAGFEEALPVFEAGKDVSTRAASGKVINAIAGVMPELWGGSADLAESNNTTIEGAASFVPTVHSTHEWTGNPYGRVLHFGIREHAMAAILNGIVLHGPTRPFGGTFLIFSDYQRPAIRLAALMQVPSIFVWTHDSVALGEDGPTHQPIEQLSTLRAIPHLDVVRPGDANEVAHAWKTILERRGGPAGIALTRQNIPVFERGDGEATGDTLASAANVAKGAYILAEAPGGTPDVLFIATGSEVQIALEAREVLRGEGINARVVSAPCLEWFHEQDAAYQEKVLPTALKARVSIEAGLALAWDKIVGDHGRSVSIEHFGASADYKTLFREFGMTTEHAVSAAKESLASL; translated from the coding sequence GTGGCAGCTCTGCAGTGGGATCCCATTGACAACAAGGCAGTCGACACGGTCCGCGTCCTCGCGGCCGACGCGGTGGAGAAGGTGGGCAACGGGCATCCCGGCACCGCGATGAGCCTCGCCCCGGCCGCGTACCTGCTGTTCCAGAAGGTCATGCGCCGCGATCCGCACGACGAGCACTGGCTCGGCCGCGACCGCTTCATCCTGTCTGCGGGCCACAGCTCGCTCACCCAATACATCCAGCTCTACCTCGGCGGCTACGGCCTCGAGCTCGACGACCTCAAGGCGCTCCGCACCTGGGGCTCGCTCACGCCCGGCCACCCCGAGTACCGCCACACCAAGGGCGTCGAGATCACCACGGGCCCGCTCGGCCAGGGCATCTCCTCCTCGGTGGGCTTCGCCTACGCGCAGCGCTTCGAGCGCGGCCTGTTCGACCCGGAGGCCGAGCAGGGCACCAGCCCGTTCGACCACTTCGTCTACGTGATCGCGAGCGACGGCGACCTGGAGGAGGGCATCAGCTCGGAGGCGTCGAGCCTCGCCGGCCACCAGCAGCTCGGCAACCTGATCGCCATCTACGACGCCAACCAGATCTCGATCGAGGACGACACGAACATCGCCTTCACCGAGGACGTCAAGGCGCGCTACGAGGCCTACCACTGGCACGTCCAGGTGGTCGACTGGAAGAAGACCGGCGTCTACGAGGAGGACGTGCAGGAGCTGCACCAGGCCATCGTGAACGCGCAGCAGGTCACCGACAAGCCCTCCCTGATCGTCCTCAAGACGATCATCGGCTGGCCGGCCCCGAAGAAGCAGAACACCGGCAAGATCCACGGCTCCGCCCTGGGCGCCGACGAGCTCCGCGCGGTCAAGGAGGTGCTCGGCTTCGACCCCGACCAGACCTTCGAGGTCGCCGAGGACGTCATCGAGCACACCCGCAAGGCCGTCGAGCGCGGCGCCGAGGAGCACGCCGAGTGGCAGAAGGGCTTCGACGCCTGGGCCGCCGCCAACCCGGAGCGCAAGGAGCTCCTGGACCGCCTGCTCTCCGGCGACGTTCCCGCGGGCTTCGAGGAGGCCCTCCCGGTCTTCGAGGCCGGCAAGGACGTCTCGACCCGCGCCGCGAGCGGCAAGGTCATCAACGCCATCGCCGGTGTCATGCCCGAGCTGTGGGGCGGCTCGGCCGACCTCGCCGAGTCGAACAACACCACCATCGAGGGCGCCGCGTCGTTCGTGCCCACCGTGCACTCGACGCACGAGTGGACGGGCAACCCGTACGGCCGCGTGCTGCACTTCGGCATCCGCGAGCACGCGATGGCCGCGATCCTCAACGGCATCGTGCTGCACGGCCCGACCCGGCCGTTCGGCGGCACGTTCCTGATCTTCAGCGACTACCAGCGCCCGGCGATCCGCCTGGCCGCGCTCATGCAGGTGCCGTCGATCTTCGTCTGGACGCACGACTCCGTCGCCCTCGGCGAGGACGGCCCGACGCACCAGCCGATCGAGCAGCTCTCCACCCTCCGCGCCATCCCGCACCTCGACGTCGTCCGCCCGGGCGACGCCAACGAGGTCGCCCACGCGTGGAAGACCATCCTGGAGCGCCGCGGCGGCCCGGCCGGCATCGCGCTGACCCGCCAGAACATCCCGGTGTTCGAGCGCGGAGACGGCGAAGCCACCGGCGACACGCTCGCCTCGGCGGCCAACGTCGCCAAGGGCGCGTACATCCTGGCCGAGGCCCCGGGCGGCACCCCTGACGTGCTGTTCATCGCCACGGGCTCCGAGGTCCAGATCGCGCTGGAGGCCCGCGAGGTCCTCCGCGGCGAGGGCATCAACGCCCGCGTCGTGTCGGCCCCCTGCCTCGAGTGGTTCCACGAGCAGGACGCCGCCTACCAGGAGAAGGTCCTCCCGACCGCCCTCAAGGCCCGCGTCTCGATCGAGGCCGGCCTGGCGCTCGCCTGGGACAAGATCGTCGGCGACCACGGCCGCAGCGTCTCGATCGAGCACTTCGGGGCGTCGGCCGATTACAAGACGCTGTTCCGCGAGTTCGGGATGACCACCGAGCACGCCGTCTCCGCAGCCAAGGAATCGCTCGCGTCGCTCTGA
- a CDS encoding GNAT family N-acetyltransferase, producing MQALRTARLVLDAPRESDIPAVLEACSDAELLRWVPLPEPYTIESAEFFVRSYCPHGLASGRFTVWAIREGDTAPLAGAVEVRRDEAAGSASLGCWLTPSARRRGVMTEALTAVCDYALSPEGFGLDRLRWEYLPGNEASRRLADAVGFDFAESQPHTVDFRGEGREALTGVLRRDDVRR from the coding sequence GTGCAGGCGCTGAGGACGGCGCGGCTCGTGCTCGACGCGCCGCGGGAGAGTGACATCCCTGCCGTCCTGGAGGCGTGCAGCGACGCGGAGCTGCTGCGCTGGGTGCCGCTGCCGGAGCCGTACACGATCGAGAGCGCCGAGTTCTTCGTGCGCTCGTACTGCCCGCACGGGCTGGCCAGCGGCCGGTTCACCGTGTGGGCGATCCGGGAGGGCGACACCGCCCCGCTCGCCGGCGCCGTGGAGGTGCGCAGGGACGAGGCGGCCGGATCGGCCTCCCTCGGCTGCTGGCTCACCCCGTCCGCGCGGCGCAGGGGAGTGATGACCGAGGCGCTGACGGCCGTCTGCGACTACGCGCTGTCGCCGGAGGGCTTCGGCCTCGACCGGCTGCGCTGGGAGTACCTGCCGGGCAACGAGGCCAGCAGGAGGCTCGCCGACGCGGTCGGCTTCGACTTCGCGGAGTCGCAGCCGCACACCGTGGACTTCCGCGGCGAGGGGCGCGAGGCGCTGACCGGCGTGCTACGCCGCGACGACGTCCGCCGCTGA
- a CDS encoding glucose-6-phosphate isomerase gives MTFRIHVTGAAAQAVASVVPQLVADRVASGITAQDPALWGPAAEPEATKRLGWTEAVAISRPLVAEIVALREQLHAKGVNHIVLGGMGGSSLAPEVITRTAEAELTVLDSTDPGQVLSALHDRLQATAVVISSKSGSTLETDSQKRVYEKWFRDAGIDPTERIVVVTDPGSPLDQSAREAGYRVFNADPNVGGRYSALTAFGLVPSGLAGVDISELLDEAEATLIELAVDNTANPGLVLGAAIAGSNPLKDKLGIVADGTHIVGFADWAEQLIAESTGKEGTGLLPVVLDTLAPELTSKPADLQVVRLVANAEARHLFPSDRHEGEILVSGSLGAQLIVWEYATAVAGRLLGINPFDQPDVEAAKVAARALLENRPETVAPAFTAGGVEVRTTGSFLGDASTLDGAVDALLAQLGPDGYVSVQAYVDRLALPQLAGIRDLLAAKAGRPVTFGWGPRFLHSTGQFHKGGPAVGVFLQITAAAPEDLAIPDRPFTFGQLNQAQAAGDASVLGEHGRPVLTLTLSNPEADLVSLFEAVN, from the coding sequence GTGACCTTCCGCATCCACGTGACCGGCGCGGCGGCCCAGGCCGTCGCGTCGGTCGTGCCGCAGCTCGTCGCCGACCGGGTCGCCTCCGGCATCACCGCGCAGGACCCGGCCCTCTGGGGCCCGGCCGCCGAGCCGGAGGCCACCAAGCGCCTCGGCTGGACCGAGGCCGTCGCGATCTCGCGCCCGCTGGTCGCCGAGATCGTCGCGCTGCGCGAGCAGCTGCACGCCAAGGGCGTCAACCACATCGTCCTCGGCGGCATGGGCGGCTCGTCGCTCGCTCCTGAGGTCATCACCCGCACCGCGGAGGCCGAGCTCACTGTCCTCGACTCGACCGACCCCGGTCAGGTGCTCTCGGCCCTGCACGACCGCCTCCAGGCGACCGCCGTCGTCATCTCCTCCAAGTCGGGCTCGACCCTGGAGACCGACAGCCAGAAGCGTGTCTACGAGAAGTGGTTCCGCGACGCCGGCATCGACCCGACCGAGCGCATCGTCGTCGTCACCGACCCGGGCTCCCCGCTCGACCAGTCGGCGCGCGAGGCGGGCTACCGCGTGTTCAACGCCGATCCCAACGTGGGCGGCCGCTACTCGGCGCTGACCGCGTTCGGGCTGGTCCCGTCCGGGCTCGCCGGCGTGGACATCTCCGAGCTGCTGGACGAGGCCGAGGCCACTCTCATCGAGCTCGCCGTCGACAACACGGCGAACCCGGGCCTCGTGCTCGGTGCGGCCATCGCCGGCAGCAACCCGCTCAAGGACAAGCTGGGCATCGTCGCGGACGGCACCCACATCGTCGGGTTCGCCGACTGGGCCGAGCAGCTCATCGCGGAGTCCACCGGCAAGGAGGGCACCGGCCTGCTCCCCGTCGTGCTCGACACGCTCGCCCCCGAGCTCACGTCGAAGCCCGCGGACCTGCAGGTCGTGCGACTCGTCGCCAACGCGGAGGCCCGCCACCTGTTCCCGTCCGACCGGCACGAGGGCGAGATCCTCGTCTCCGGCAGCCTGGGCGCCCAGCTCATCGTCTGGGAGTACGCGACCGCCGTCGCGGGCCGCCTGCTCGGCATCAACCCGTTCGACCAGCCCGACGTGGAGGCCGCCAAGGTCGCCGCGCGCGCCCTGCTGGAGAACCGCCCGGAGACCGTCGCGCCCGCCTTCACCGCGGGCGGCGTCGAGGTGCGCACCACCGGGTCGTTCCTCGGCGACGCGTCGACGCTCGACGGCGCGGTGGACGCCCTCCTCGCGCAGCTCGGACCGGACGGCTACGTCTCGGTGCAGGCCTACGTCGACCGGCTGGCGCTGCCGCAGCTCGCGGGCATCCGCGACCTGCTCGCCGCCAAGGCCGGCCGCCCCGTCACCTTCGGCTGGGGTCCGCGCTTCCTGCACTCGACCGGTCAGTTCCACAAGGGCGGCCCGGCCGTCGGCGTGTTCCTGCAGATCACCGCTGCCGCACCGGAGGACCTGGCGATCCCGGACCGTCCGTTCACGTTCGGCCAGCTCAACCAGGCTCAGGCCGCCGGCGACGCGAGCGTGCTCGGCGAGCACGGCCGCCCGGTGCTGACCCTGACCCTCTCGAACCCCGAGGCCGACCTCGTCTCGCTGTTCGAGGCCGTCAACTAG